Genomic segment of Avibacterium volantium:
AGGTATCCGCCGTCCGAAAGGCAATTTAGTGGCGCAAATATTGTGCCAAGTAAGCCTAAATGAAACGGCGTGCAAGCTGAGTTCAGCACGCATTTCTCGCATTGCCGTGCAACCTAAATGGCGACATCAAGGGATAGGGCAAGCACTAATGGCTGAAGTGAATGAGCCAAGTCTGCATAACCAAGATCGCGCGCAAGATTTTTTATCGGTAAGTTTTGGCTACACGCCTGAGCTTGCTCAATTCTGGCAAAAGTGCGGGTTTAATTTGGTTTATTTAGGTAGCCATAAAGAAGCCAGCAGCGGTTGTTATAGCGCGATTAGCGTAAAAGGCGTAAGCCGCGCAGGGCAAGAGTTTTGTACAAAATTACTGGCACAATTTGAGCGGGATATGCCTCTATCCTTCCACCCTTTAGCCACGCAGCTATGCCCACAAGGGCTGCAAACAAGAGATTTTTCCCTGAATGAACAAGACATCAAAGCGTTACATTATTTTGCTCATTATCAACGAAATTTAGCCAGCACGATCCCAGCTATTCGCCGTTTATTATGGGGCAATCAAGGGGAAACATTGCCTTTGTTGTCGGCATATTGTGAACAAAAAATCTTACCAAGCACGGGCAAAAAGCAATGGGGGCAAGCTTGTCGCGAAGAAGTAAAACGATGGTTGCAAAAGCCAAAAATTCTTTTATGATAAGGAATGCATAAGGCAAAGAATAAATCGCAAAATAGGGGGAAATAATGGCAAATCAACAAAAAGGTGTGCTGCGCAGATTATGGGATAAATACAGCGAATTTTGCAAAGAATTGGGGATCGATCAAGGCGCTTGCCGCAGCTGTGTGCCAGTGGTGAAATTTGATGAAGATCCACCGAAAAAAAGCAGAGCAAGAGAAAGTAGCTAAATCTTAGGATCAGATCGCGATCTTTACATTTCTCATTTTTCAATCATTCCTTACAAAGCCATTTGGCGCATTGCTCAAATGGCTTTCTTTTTGGCCGAAATATACAAATCTTTACATAAGATCCGGATCAAACTGCTTGCAACTTAGTCAAACTAATACTAAACTTACGAATAAGTGGTAAAAAGTGGTGTTTTGTGGTAAAAATTGCAAAATTCTGTAAAAAATAACCGCACTTATTTTTAACAAGAGATCTCAAACAATGTTTCGTGGCGCATCATCGGTAAATCTGGATTCAAAGGGACGGCTTGCCATTCCCACCCGTTACCGTGCCGAGATCCTAGAAAAAAATAATGGGCAGATGGTTTGCACGGTGGATATTCGCCAACCTTGCTTGTTACTTTATCCTTTAGATGAATGGGAAATCGTTGAGCAAAAATTATTAAGTTTGTCGAATTTTGATCCTGTGCAACGCAGTTTACAGCGTGTGATGCTCGGTTATGCCACGGAATGTGAGCTGGATAGCGTAGGGCGAATTTTAATCAGTGCGCCATTACGCCAGCACGCAAAACTAGAAAAAAGCACAATGTTAGTGGGCCAGTTAAATAAATTTGAAATTTGGAGCGATGTGGAGTGGCAGGCTCAAATTCAACAAGATATGGCTCTCGGTGCAAGTGGTCAGCTTGCCCAATCTCCTGAATTAATCACGTTGTCTTTATAAGAGAAGATTAACTTCCACCAAGACAGCGGCACTAGCAGAGATAAGCGGTGTACTTAGGTACACCGCATTATCTCATTTTAACATTTAATTTTTATTATTTAATAACGACTTATGAACGCGCAGAACCTTTTTTCTTCACCTGAACATTTCACCGTTTTATTAAATGAAGCGGTGGACGGTTTGGCGTTGAAAGAAAAAGGCATCTATATTGATGGCACTTTTGGGCGCGGCGGTCATTCTCGTCTGATTTTATCTCGCTTATCCCAAGATGGCAGATTAATCGCCATTGATCGTGATCCGCGTGCGATTGCGGCGGCAGCGCAAATTCAAGATCCGCGTTTTCAGATCGAACACAATAGCTTTTCCGCGATCCCTGAGATCTGCGAAAAATTAGGTTTAGTCGGTAAAATTGACGGTATTTTGCTCGATCTTGGCGTATCTTCCCCTCAATTAGATGAAGCCGAGCGTGGTTTTAGTTTTATGAAAGACGGCCCGCTTGATATGCGAATGGATACCACCCAAGGTTTATCGGTGGCCGAATGGTTGCAACAGGTTTCTGAGCAAGATTTAGCTTGGGTGCTGAAAACCTTTGGCGAAGAACGTTTTGCTAAGCGCATTGCGCAAGCCATTGTTAATTATAATAAAAATGCACGTCAAAATGGCACAGAACCACTTAATCGCACCTTGCAATTAGCTGAGCTGATTGCGCAATCGGTTCCTTTTAAAGATAAACATAAGCACCCAGCTACGCGTAGTTTTCAGGCAATTCGTATTTTCATTAATGCTGAATTGGAAGAGCTAGAACGTGTCTTGCAAGGGGCTTTACAAGTATTAGCGCCACAAGGACGTTTGTCGATCATCAGCTTCCATTCCCTTGAAGATCGTATGGTGAAACATTTTATGCGCAAGCAAAGCAAGGGCGAAAGTTTGCCGAAAGGCTTGCCGTTGCGTGAAGATCAAATTCAGCGTAGCCAAACCTTAAAAACCATTGGCAAGGCGATTATGCCAAGTGAACAAGAGATTGCCCAAAATGCCCGCTCAAGAAGTGCGGTGTTGCGTATTGCGGAGAGAGTATAAAAATGGTTGAAAATTCAGAACGTTATCCATTGCGTAGCATTATTGCTGAAGATCTCTTTGCCTCAAATAAATTAGTGATGGCGTTAATGGTATTGGTGATTGTGAGTGCATTAAGCACCATTTGGATTACTCACAAAACGCGTGGCTTGATCGCAGAAAAAGGCGAATTAGTGTTACAACACCAAGCCTTGGAAAATGAATTTTTAAATCTCAAGTTAGAAGAAGCAACCCAAAGCGATAATACCCGTGTTGAGGCGATTGCTACGGGAAAATTACAGATGAAACGTGTTGTGCCAGAACAAGAAGTTTTATTATTGGAATAATTAATAGGCCCTAAGGTGCAAAATGATCAAGAAGAAAAATCACAGAACAAAGCGTAGCACCAGCACAGGCAGTGCAATTAAACGCAACAAACCTAAAATTTCCTACCATAATAGTTTTTTGAAAGGTCGTTTTTATTGGTCGATAGCTGCTGTTGTACTTGGATTAAGTGCCTTGATTGCACGCGCGGCTTATATACAAGTGGTAAATGCCGATCCACTGGCTGATGAGGCGGATAAACGCTCAGTGCGTACTCAGCAAGTGCTTTCTGTGCGTGGTTCAATTTTAGATCGTAATGGACAACTTCTTTCTGTCAGCGTACCGATGTATTCTGTGGTGGCTGATGCCAAATTCGTGTTTGAAGAAAATTCTTTGCAAGATAAAGAACGTTGGCAAGCACTTGCCAAAGCCCTTGGCGTTTCTTATAGCAATTTAATTAAGCGCGTGGAAAAAGATCCTTCTTCTCGCTTTGTATATTTATCTCGTCAGGTTTCCCCAACCGTTGCTGATTATGTTAAGCAGCTGAAAATCAAAGGTGTAGTGTTAAAAACAGAAGCACGCCGTTTTTATCCAAGAGTGGAAGAAACCGCCCATTTGATCGGCTACACCAATATTGATGGTGAAGGCATTGAAGGCATTGAGAAAAGTTTTAACTCATTATTAGTGGGTAAATCAGGCTCTCGCACCTATCGCAAGGATAAATTTGGACACGTTGTGGAAGACATTGCCGATGTTAAAAAATATGACGCACACGATGTTACCTTGAGTATTGATGAAAAATTGCAATCAATGGTTTACCGCGAAATCAAAAAAGCGGTGGCAGAAAATAAGGCAGAATCAGGAACCGCGGTGTTAGTGGATATTCGCACAGGCGAAGTGCTAGCAATGGTTAATGCCCCTTCCTACAATCCAAATAACCGCGCTGGTGTAAAAGCTGATTTAATGCGAAACCGTGCTATTACCGATACCTTTGAGCCGGGTTCAACAGTAAAACCTTTCGTGGTTTTGACCGCACTTCAAAATGGTGTAGTAAAACGCAACGAAGTGATTAACACAGGGCCACTAGTGCTAAATGGACACGAAGTCAAAGACGTTGCACCAAGAGATCGCCAAACCCTTGATGAAATTTTGGAAAACTCCAGTAACCGCGGGGTGAGCCGCTTGGCCTTGCGTATGCCACCAAGTGCGTTAATGGAAACCTACCAAAACGCAGGTTTAGGCAAACCAACAGATTTAGGCTTGATTGGTGAACAATCAGGGATCTTAAATGCAAATCGTAAACGTTGGGCGGAGATTGAACGTGCCAACGTTGCCTATGGTTATGGTTTGAATGCAACGCCGTTACAAATTGCACGCGCTTATGTTACCTTAGGCAGTTTCGGGATTTATCGCCCACTTTCTATTACCAAGGTTGATCCACCTGTGATCGGGCAGCGCGTTTTCCCTGAAAAAATCACCCGTGAAGTGGTGAATATGATGGAAAAAGTGGCAATCAAAAATAAACGCGCAATGGTGGAAGGCTATCGCGTTGGGATCAAAACAGGGACAGCGAAAAAGCTAGAAAAAGGTCGCTATGTGGATAAATATATTGCTTATACCGCAGGCATTGCGCCAGTCAGTAACCCACGTTATGCCCTGATTGTTTTAATTAATGATCCGAAAGCAGGGCAATATTATGGTGGGGCGGTTTCTGCACCATTGTTCTCAAATATTATGGGCTATGCGTTACGAATGAATAACGTTCCGCCTGATGCGGTGGAGCAACAAAAAGTCGCTAAACGCACCGTTCGTTTAAATACTCAGAAAAAAGATGAAACAACGAACTAATTTTTGATCAAGGAAAAATAATGAAAAAACTCACCGCACTTTTGGGGATCGATCATTTGCCCCAAGAAGTTGAGCTGACCGAAATGACGTTAGACAGCCGCTCTGCAAAGACTGGCTGTCTTTTCGTTGCTATAAAAGGGCATCAAACGGACGGCAGAAACTACATTCCGCAAGCTATTGCTAATGGCGCAAGTGCGGTGCTTTTTGAAGCAGATTTTGCGCAGCAACACTTAACCGTCAAAATGGAACAAGGCATTCCGCTTATTGCCTATTATGAATTACCGCAACATTTATCGCGTCTTGCAGGGCAATTTTATAATGATCCTTCAGCCCATTTAACCCTCGTTGGCGTAACAGGAACAAATGGCAAAACCACGGTGGCTCAGCTTGTGGCGCAATGGGCGAACTTGCTTGGACATAAAAGTGCGGTAATGGGAACCATTGGTAATGGCTTGCTTGGGCAAATTAAGGAAGCAGCAAATACCACCGGTTCAGCCATTGAAATTCAATCCACCCTTGCGGAATTTGTACAAGCTGGCGCAGATTTTGCCGCCATTGAAGTGTCATCGCACGGCTTAGTGCAACATCGTGTTGAAGCACTGCAATTTGCCGTTGCTATTTTTACTAACCTGAGCCGTGATCATCTTGATTATCACCACACAATGGAAAATTATGCTGCTGCGAAATACCGTTTATTCAGCGAGTTAAATAGCCAGCATCAGGTGATTAACGCTGATGATCCTGTGGGCGCACAATGGTTACAGCAATTACCCAATGCCATTGCGGTGAGCTGTAAAGCGGATTATCAACCAAGCCATAAACAATGGCTCAAAGCAGAGCAAGTG
This window contains:
- the ftsI gene encoding peptidoglycan glycosyltransferase FtsI, which translates into the protein MIKKKNHRTKRSTSTGSAIKRNKPKISYHNSFLKGRFYWSIAAVVLGLSALIARAAYIQVVNADPLADEADKRSVRTQQVLSVRGSILDRNGQLLSVSVPMYSVVADAKFVFEENSLQDKERWQALAKALGVSYSNLIKRVEKDPSSRFVYLSRQVSPTVADYVKQLKIKGVVLKTEARRFYPRVEETAHLIGYTNIDGEGIEGIEKSFNSLLVGKSGSRTYRKDKFGHVVEDIADVKKYDAHDVTLSIDEKLQSMVYREIKKAVAENKAESGTAVLVDIRTGEVLAMVNAPSYNPNNRAGVKADLMRNRAITDTFEPGSTVKPFVVLTALQNGVVKRNEVINTGPLVLNGHEVKDVAPRDRQTLDEILENSSNRGVSRLALRMPPSALMETYQNAGLGKPTDLGLIGEQSGILNANRKRWAEIERANVAYGYGLNATPLQIARAYVTLGSFGIYRPLSITKVDPPVIGQRVFPEKITREVVNMMEKVAIKNKRAMVEGYRVGIKTGTAKKLEKGRYVDKYIAYTAGIAPVSNPRYALIVLINDPKAGQYYGGAVSAPLFSNIMGYALRMNNVPPDAVEQQKVAKRTVRLNTQKKDETTN
- the mraZ gene encoding division/cell wall cluster transcriptional repressor MraZ encodes the protein MFRGASSVNLDSKGRLAIPTRYRAEILEKNNGQMVCTVDIRQPCLLLYPLDEWEIVEQKLLSLSNFDPVQRSLQRVMLGYATECELDSVGRILISAPLRQHAKLEKSTMLVGQLNKFEIWSDVEWQAQIQQDMALGASGQLAQSPELITLSL
- the ftsL gene encoding cell division protein FtsL, translated to MVENSERYPLRSIIAEDLFASNKLVMALMVLVIVSALSTIWITHKTRGLIAEKGELVLQHQALENEFLNLKLEEATQSDNTRVEAIATGKLQMKRVVPEQEVLLLE
- the rsmH gene encoding 16S rRNA (cytosine(1402)-N(4))-methyltransferase RsmH, with amino-acid sequence MNAQNLFSSPEHFTVLLNEAVDGLALKEKGIYIDGTFGRGGHSRLILSRLSQDGRLIAIDRDPRAIAAAAQIQDPRFQIEHNSFSAIPEICEKLGLVGKIDGILLDLGVSSPQLDEAERGFSFMKDGPLDMRMDTTQGLSVAEWLQQVSEQDLAWVLKTFGEERFAKRIAQAIVNYNKNARQNGTEPLNRTLQLAELIAQSVPFKDKHKHPATRSFQAIRIFINAELEELERVLQGALQVLAPQGRLSIISFHSLEDRMVKHFMRKQSKGESLPKGLPLREDQIQRSQTLKTIGKAIMPSEQEIAQNARSRSAVLRIAERV
- the murE gene encoding UDP-N-acetylmuramoyl-L-alanyl-D-glutamate--2,6-diaminopimelate ligase produces the protein MKKLTALLGIDHLPQEVELTEMTLDSRSAKTGCLFVAIKGHQTDGRNYIPQAIANGASAVLFEADFAQQHLTVKMEQGIPLIAYYELPQHLSRLAGQFYNDPSAHLTLVGVTGTNGKTTVAQLVAQWANLLGHKSAVMGTIGNGLLGQIKEAANTTGSAIEIQSTLAEFVQAGADFAAIEVSSHGLVQHRVEALQFAVAIFTNLSRDHLDYHHTMENYAAAKYRLFSELNSQHQVINADDPVGAQWLQQLPNAIAVSCKADYQPSHKQWLKAEQVQFHNQGAIIHFTSSWGEGELHSPLIGAFNVSNLLFAFASLLALGYSLDELCQSAGQLQGVCGRMERLNELNQATAIVDYAHTPDALEKALQAARLHCEGALYCVFGCGGDRDTGKRPQMARISEQFADFVIVTDDNPRTEDAETIMQDIRAGFSDLTKVEIIHQRDLAIRRALSIAQPQDVVLIAGKGHEDYQIIGTTKLPFSDQATVKQYFSETK
- a CDS encoding DUF5363 domain-containing protein, producing MANQQKGVLRRLWDKYSEFCKELGIDQGACRSCVPVVKFDEDPPKKSRARESS